From the Arvicola amphibius chromosome 2, mArvAmp1.2, whole genome shotgun sequence genome, one window contains:
- the LOC119806565 gene encoding taste receptor type 2 member 113-like — MVAVLERTFTIFLSVEFLLGILGNGFIALVNCIDWVKRRKISSVDQILTALAISRITMTWFVFLDGWIFVHYPALHLTVKMLRLYLITWTVINHCNFWLTTSLSIFYFLKIANFSNTIFLYLKFRVKNAILVTLLVSLFLLSLNIVVMKIYCDMCIDDVQRNVSHISRLYNYAHICRFLLFTNPMFSFAPFVTSLANFLLLIFSLWRHLKNMQHNAKGSRDVSTVAHIRALETIIISVLLYTIYFFSYLVMVWSSDSQEKYLIFLSVWTLGNAALSAHPFVLIWANRRLRWAFLLVLLLLRYRLKT, encoded by the coding sequence ATGGTTGCTGTCCTAGAGAGAACATTCACAATCTTTTTAAGTGTGGAATTCCTCTTGGGAATCTTAGGAAATGGATTCATTGCTCTGGTGAACTGCATAGACTGGGTCAAAAGAAGGAAGATTTCTTCAGTGGATCAAATCCTCACTGCTCTGGCAATTTCCAGAATCACTATGACTTGGTTTGTGTTCCTAGATGGATGGATATTTGTTCATTACCCTGCATTACACTTGACTGTAAAAATGTTAAGATTATATTTGATCACTTGGACAGTGATCAATCACTGTAACTTTTGGCTTACTACAAGCctaagcatattttattttctcaagataGCTAACTTTTCTAACACTATTTTTCTTTACCTAAAGTTTAGAGTTAAAAATGCCATCTTGGTGACCTTGTTAGTGTCTCTATTTCTCTTGTCCTTAAACATTGTTGTCATGAAAATATACTGTGACATGTGTATTGATGATGTCCAAAGGAATGTATCTCATATCTCTAGATTGTATAACTATGCACATATTTGcagatttcttttatttaccaATCCTATGTTTTCATTTGCACCATTTGTTACATCCCTGGCAAACTTCCtcctgctcatcttctccctgtggAGACATCTGAAGAACATGCAGCACAACGCTAAAGGCTCCAGAGATGTCAGCACTGTGGCCCACATCAGAGCCTTGGAGACTATCATTATTTCTGTACTGTTATACACTATTTACTTTTTCTCATATTTAGTGATGGTTTGGAGTTCTGATTCACAGGAAAAATACCTGATCTTTTTGTCTGTCTGGACTCTGGGAAATGCTGCTCTTTCTGCTCACCCATTTGTTCTGATTTGGGCAAACAGAAGGTTGAGGTGGGCTTTTCTTTTAGTGCTATTGTTGCTCAGATATAGGTTAAAAACATAG
- the LOC119806564 gene encoding LOW QUALITY PROTEIN: taste receptor type 2 member 113-like (The sequence of the model RefSeq protein was modified relative to this genomic sequence to represent the inferred CDS: inserted 1 base in 1 codon) codes for MVAVLERTFTIFLNLEFXMGTLGNGFIALVNCIDWVKRRKISSVDQILTALAISRITMTWFVFLDGWISVLYPALYFTGKMLRLYLITWAVINHCNFWLTTILNIFYFLKIANFSNTIFLYLKFRVKNAILVTSLVSLFLLFLNIVVMKIYYDMCIDDVQRNVSHISRLYNYAQICGFLLFTNPVFSLTPFVTSLATFFLLIFSLWRHLKNVQHNAQEYRDFNTVAHIRALQTIIISVLLYTIYFFSYLVMVWSSDSQEKYLIFLSVWTLGSAALSAHPFVLIWANRRLRWAFLLVLLLLRYRLKT; via the exons ATGGTTGCTGTCCTAGAGAGAACATTCACAATCTTTTTAAATCTGGAAT GAATGGGAACTTTAGGAAATGGATTCATTGCTCTGGTGAACTGCATAGACTGGGTCAAAAGAAGGAAGATTTCTTCAGTGGATCAAATCCTCACTGCTTTGGCAATTTCCAGAATCACTATGACATGGTTTGTGTTTTTAGATGGGTGGATATCTGTGCTTTACCCTGCATTATACTTTACTGGAAAAATGTTAAGATTATATTTGATCACGTGGGCAGTGATCAATCATTGTAACTTTTGGCTTACTACAAttctaaacatattttattttctcaagataGCCAACTTTTCTAACACTATTTTTCTTTACCTAAAGTTTAGAGTTAAAAATGCCATCTTGGTGACCTCGCTAGTGTCTCTATTTCTCTTGTTCTTAAACATTGTTGTTATGAAAATATACTATGATATGTGTATTGATGATGTCCAAAGGAATGTATCTCATATCTCTAGATTGTATAACTATGCACAAATTTGCGGATTTCTTTTATTCACCAATCCTGTGTTTTCATTAACACCGTTTGTTACGTCCCTGGCAACTTTCTTCCTGCTCATCTTTTCCCTGTGGAGACATCTGAAGAATGTGCAGCACAATGCCCAAGAATACAGAGATTTCAACACTGTGGCCCACATCAGAGCATTGCAGACTATCATTATTTCTGTACTGTTATACACTATTTACTTTTTCTCATATTTAGTGATGGTTTGGAGTTCTGATTCACAGGAAAAATACCTGATCTTTTTGTCTGTCTGGACTCTGGGAAGTGCTGCTCTTTCTGCTCACCCATTTGTTCTGATTTGGGCAAACAGAAGGTTGAGGTGGGCTTTTCTTTTAGTGCTATTGTTGCTCAGATATAGGTTAAAAACATAG